From one Dama dama isolate Ldn47 chromosome 4, ASM3311817v1, whole genome shotgun sequence genomic stretch:
- the HAUS5 gene encoding HAUS augmin-like complex subunit 5 — MELAQQARELGCWEAEEMEVPVAARVPESTLRRLCLGQGADIWAYVLRHVHSQRNVRKIRGNLLWYGHQDSPEARRKLELEAAVARLRAEFLELDQSLELMEQETEAQDIAMEQNLQSVQDTQRRALLLRAQAGAMRRQQRGLQDPMQRLQNQLKRLQDIERKAKVDINFGPLVSAALGLEPAVLHDVRTACSLRTQFLQSLLSLQAQGGSVPTLQDNHFGTSYQQWLSSMESLLTNHPPGHVLAALQHLAAEREAEIQSLCSVDGLQDTERTRSQAPDQSNSSQTLPSMVHLIQEGWRSVGELVTQRDPLLKEHQVLTLRLQGLMEKADRCILGSSERQTLVLGLRVCALWAELKALHALSQELEEATGRRQILLQELQAKQQRILRWRQLVEETQEQIRLLIKGNSAIKTRLCRSPGEVLALVQRKVVPMSEAVAPQSQELVRCLEQEAQHLPHLPLGPLLQHGPGGLQPLPTVLPSIHQLHPASPRGSSLIALSHTLGLPAGKAPELLLPKAASLRQDLLFLQDQQSLRRWYLLHMKTSLPPGPSTQELLQIQESQEKEQKESLGQALKRLENLLKQALKRVPELQGVVGDWWEQPGQAALSMELCQGLSLAQWRLRWVQAQGALRQLCR; from the exons ATGGAGTTAGCGCAGCAAGCGCGGGAACTGGGTTGCTGGGAGGCGGAAGAGATGGAGGTGCCCGTGGCGGCCCGGGTCCCGGAGTCGACGCTGCGCAG GCTGTGTCTGGGCCAGGGGGCCGACATCTGGGCCTACGTTTTGCGGCACGTGCACAGCCAGAG GAACGTCAGGAAGATCCGGGGAAACCTGCTCTG GTATGGCCACCAGGACAGTCCAGAG GCCCGCCGGAAGCTGGAGTTGGAAGCTGCTGTTGCCCGCCTGCGGGCAGAGTTCCTGGAGTTAGACCAGAGCCTGGAGCTGATGGAGcaagagactgaggctcagg ATATAGCCATGGAGCAGAACCTACAGAGCGTGCAAGACACCCAGCGCCGTGCTCTCCTCCTCCGGGCTCAAGCTGGGGCCATGCGGAGACAGCAGCGTGGGCTCCAGGATCCCATGCAGCGACTGCAGAATCAGCTCAAGCGCTTGCAGGACATAGAAAG GAAGGCCAAAGTGGATATAAACTTTGGACCCTTGGTATCAGCAGCCCTGGGCCTGGAGCCTGCGGTCCTG CACGATGTCCGAACAGCCTGCAGCCTCCGGACCCAGTTCCTGCAGAGCCTCCTGAGTCTTCAGGCCCAGGGAGGCAGTGTTCC AACCCTGCAAGATAACCACTTTGGAACTTCCTACCAGCAGTGGCTTAGCTCAATGGAG agCCTACTGACAAACCACCCACCAGGCCACGTCCTGGCTGCCTTGCAGCATCTGGCTGCAGAACGAGAGGCAGAGATCCAGTCCCTGTGCAGTGTGGATGGGCTCCAGGATACGGAGAGAACCAG GTCCCAGGCACCAGACCAGTCAAACTCCAGCCAGACCCTGCCATCCATGGTGCATCTCATCCAG GAGGGCTGGCGGTCTGTGGGTGAGCTGGTCACCCAGCGGGACCCCCTCCTGAAGGAGCATCAAGTCCTGACCCTGCGCCTCCAGGGCCTGATGGAGAAGGCGGATAGATGTATCCTGGGATCCAGCGAGAG GCAGACTTTGGTGCTGGGGCTCCGGGTCTGTGCCCTCTGGGCCGAACTCAAGGCCCTTCATGCCCTGAGCCAGGAACTGGAGGAGGCCACTGGGCGTCGGCAGATTCTGCTCCAGGAGCTACAGGCCAAACAGCAACGGATCCTGCGCTGGCGCCAGCTAGTG gaggagacacaggagcagATCCGCCTGCTCATCAAGGGCAACTCAGCCATCAAGACACGCCTGTGCCGGAGCCCCGGGGAG GTGCTAGCTTTGGTTCAGCGAAAAGTGGTCCCCATGTCTGAGGCAGTGGCTCCACAGAGCCAGGAGCTGGTGCGGTGTCTGGAGCAGGAAGCCCAGCACCTGCCCCATCTTCCTCTGGGCCCCTTGCTGCAGCACGGCCCTGGAGG ATTGCAGCCCCTCCCTACGGTCCTGCCATCCATCCACCAGCTGCATCCTGCATCCCCAAGGGGCTCCAGCCTCATAGCGCTGAGCCACACGCTGGGGCTGCCTGCAGGGAAG gctCCGGAGCTGCTCCTCCCAAAGGCTGCCTCTCTTCGGCAGGACCTTCTGTTCCTCCAGGACCAACAAAGTCTCCGACGCTGGTATCTGCTCCACATGAAGACCAGCCTGCCGCCAGGACCATCCACCCAGG AGCTGCTGCAGATCCAGGAATCCCAGGAAAAGGAGCAGAAGGAGAGCCTGGGACAGGCTCTGAAGCGGCTGGAGAACCTGCTGAAACAAGCGCTGAAGCGCGTCCCTGAGCTCCAGGGAGTTGTGGGAGACTG gtggGAGCAGCCAGGACAAGCTGCCCTCTCCATGGAGCTCTGCCAAGGCCTGTCGCTGGCCCAGTGGCGGCTGCGCTGGGTCCAGGCCCAAGGTGCCCTGCGGCAGTTGTGCAGATGA
- the RBM42 gene encoding RNA-binding protein 42 isoform X1: MAGTGPAPGLPGAGGPVVPGPGAGIPGKSGEERLKEMEAEMALFEQEVLGAPVTGIPTAVPAVPTVPTVEAMQVPAAPVIRPIIATNTYQQVQQTLEARAAAAATVVPPMVGGPPFVGPVGFGPGDRSHLDSPEAREAMFLRRAAVAPQSATILRPAFVPHVLQRADSALTSAAAGPRPMALRPPHQALVGPPLPGPPGPPMMLPPMARAPGPPLGSMAALRPPLEEPATPRELGLGLGLGLKEKEEAVVAAAAGLEEASAAVAVGAGGAPAGPAVIGPSLPLALAMPLPEPEPLPLPLEVVRGLLPPLRIPELLSLRPRPRPPRPEPPPGLMALEVPEPLSEDKKKGKPEKLKRCIRTAAGSSWEDPSLLEWDADDFRIFCGDLGNEVNDDILARAFSRFPSFLKAKVIRDKRTGKTKGYGFVSFKDPSDYVRAMREMNGKYVGSRPIKLRKSMWKDRNLDVVRKKQKEKKKLGLR, from the exons ATGGCCGGAACGGGGCCAGCCCCGGGCCTCCCGGGCGCAGGAGGACCTGTGGTTCCGGGCCCTGGTGCCGGCATCCCGGGAAAGAGCGGCGAGGAACGCTTGAAGGAGATGGAGGCGGAGATGGCCCT GTTTGAGCAGGAAGTTCTGGGGGCTCCCGTAACAGGAATCCCAACTGCCGTGCCTGCGGTGCCTACAGTCCCCACGGTTGAAGCGATGCAAGTCCCAGCAGCTCCTGTGATCCGCCCAATTATCGCGACCAACACATACCAGCAG GTCCAACAGACTCTGGAGGCCCGAGCAGCCGCTGCAGCCACAGTGGTTCCTCCCATGGTGGGTGGCCCACCTTTTGTGGGTCCAG TTGGCTTTGGCCCTGGTGATCGGAGTCACCTGGACAGTCCAGAGGCTCGAGAAGCCATGTTCCTGCGGCGAGCAG CTGTGGCCCCCCAGAGTGCCACTATTCTGCGTCCAGCCTTCGTCCCTCACGTGCTGCAGAGAGCAG ATTCTGCTCTTACCTCTGCAGCAGCTGGGCCCCGCCCTATGGCCCTGCGGCCCCCTCACCAGGCCCTCGTGGGGccccccctgcctgggccccctgGACCACCTATGATGCTGCCACCGATGGCTCGGGCCCCCGGCCCGCCCTTGGGCTCCATGGCTGCTCTGAGGCCTCCTCTG GAAGAGCCAGCAACACCCCGAGAGCTGGGCCTAGGCCTGGGGTTGGGcctgaaagagaaggaagaggctgTGGTGGCGGCAGCAGCCGGGCTGGAGGAGGCTAGCGCGGCGGTGGCGGTGGGAGCCGGGGGCGCCCCAGCTGGCCCTGCAGTCATTGGGCCCAGCCTGCCACTGGCCCTGGCCATGCCTCTGCCTGAGCCTGAACCCCTGCCCCTCCCGCTGGAAGTTGTGCGAGGCCTGCTGCCCCCACTGCGCATTCCTGAGCTCCTATCCCTGCGTCCGAGACCCCGGCCACCTCGGCCTGAGCCACCTCCTGGCCTCATGGCTCTTGAG GTGCCAGAACCTCTGAGTGAGGACAAGAAGAAAGGGAAACCAGAGAAACTGAAGCGCTGCATTCGCACAGCAGCTGGGAGCAGCTGGGAGGACCCCAGCCTGCTAGAGTGGGATGCAG ATGACTTCCGGATCTTCTGTGGAGACCTGGGCAATGAGGTGAACGATGACATCTTGGCCCGAGCCTTCAGCCGCTTCCCATCCTTCCTTAAGGCTAAGGTGATCCGTGACAAGCGCACAGGCAAGACCAAGGGTTATGGCTTCGTCAGCTTTAAGGACCCCAGTGACTATGTGCGCGCCATGCGTGAGATGAATG GGAAGTATGTGGGCTCACGCCCCATCAAGCTGCGCAAGAGCATGTGGAAGGACCGGAACCTGGACGTGGTGCGCaagaagcagaaggagaagaagaaattgGGCCTGAGATAG
- the RBM42 gene encoding RNA-binding protein 42 isoform X2: MAGTGPAPGLPGAGGPVVPGPGAGIPGKSGEERLKEMEAEMALFEQEVLGAPVTGIPTAVPAVPTVPTVEAMQVPAAPVIRPIIATNTYQQVQQTLEARAAAAATVVPPMVGGPPFVGPVGFGPGDRSHLDSPEAREAMFLRRAAVAPQSATILRPAFVPHVLQRAAAGPRPMALRPPHQALVGPPLPGPPGPPMMLPPMARAPGPPLGSMAALRPPLEEPATPRELGLGLGLGLKEKEEAVVAAAAGLEEASAAVAVGAGGAPAGPAVIGPSLPLALAMPLPEPEPLPLPLEVVRGLLPPLRIPELLSLRPRPRPPRPEPPPGLMALEVPEPLSEDKKKGKPEKLKRCIRTAAGSSWEDPSLLEWDADDFRIFCGDLGNEVNDDILARAFSRFPSFLKAKVIRDKRTGKTKGYGFVSFKDPSDYVRAMREMNGKYVGSRPIKLRKSMWKDRNLDVVRKKQKEKKKLGLR, translated from the exons ATGGCCGGAACGGGGCCAGCCCCGGGCCTCCCGGGCGCAGGAGGACCTGTGGTTCCGGGCCCTGGTGCCGGCATCCCGGGAAAGAGCGGCGAGGAACGCTTGAAGGAGATGGAGGCGGAGATGGCCCT GTTTGAGCAGGAAGTTCTGGGGGCTCCCGTAACAGGAATCCCAACTGCCGTGCCTGCGGTGCCTACAGTCCCCACGGTTGAAGCGATGCAAGTCCCAGCAGCTCCTGTGATCCGCCCAATTATCGCGACCAACACATACCAGCAG GTCCAACAGACTCTGGAGGCCCGAGCAGCCGCTGCAGCCACAGTGGTTCCTCCCATGGTGGGTGGCCCACCTTTTGTGGGTCCAG TTGGCTTTGGCCCTGGTGATCGGAGTCACCTGGACAGTCCAGAGGCTCGAGAAGCCATGTTCCTGCGGCGAGCAG CTGTGGCCCCCCAGAGTGCCACTATTCTGCGTCCAGCCTTCGTCCCTCACGTGCTGCAGAGAGCAG CAGCTGGGCCCCGCCCTATGGCCCTGCGGCCCCCTCACCAGGCCCTCGTGGGGccccccctgcctgggccccctgGACCACCTATGATGCTGCCACCGATGGCTCGGGCCCCCGGCCCGCCCTTGGGCTCCATGGCTGCTCTGAGGCCTCCTCTG GAAGAGCCAGCAACACCCCGAGAGCTGGGCCTAGGCCTGGGGTTGGGcctgaaagagaaggaagaggctgTGGTGGCGGCAGCAGCCGGGCTGGAGGAGGCTAGCGCGGCGGTGGCGGTGGGAGCCGGGGGCGCCCCAGCTGGCCCTGCAGTCATTGGGCCCAGCCTGCCACTGGCCCTGGCCATGCCTCTGCCTGAGCCTGAACCCCTGCCCCTCCCGCTGGAAGTTGTGCGAGGCCTGCTGCCCCCACTGCGCATTCCTGAGCTCCTATCCCTGCGTCCGAGACCCCGGCCACCTCGGCCTGAGCCACCTCCTGGCCTCATGGCTCTTGAG GTGCCAGAACCTCTGAGTGAGGACAAGAAGAAAGGGAAACCAGAGAAACTGAAGCGCTGCATTCGCACAGCAGCTGGGAGCAGCTGGGAGGACCCCAGCCTGCTAGAGTGGGATGCAG ATGACTTCCGGATCTTCTGTGGAGACCTGGGCAATGAGGTGAACGATGACATCTTGGCCCGAGCCTTCAGCCGCTTCCCATCCTTCCTTAAGGCTAAGGTGATCCGTGACAAGCGCACAGGCAAGACCAAGGGTTATGGCTTCGTCAGCTTTAAGGACCCCAGTGACTATGTGCGCGCCATGCGTGAGATGAATG GGAAGTATGTGGGCTCACGCCCCATCAAGCTGCGCAAGAGCATGTGGAAGGACCGGAACCTGGACGTGGTGCGCaagaagcagaaggagaagaagaaattgGGCCTGAGATAG
- the RBM42 gene encoding RNA-binding protein 42 isoform X3 encodes MAGTGPAPGLPGAGGPVVPGPGAGIPGKSGEERLKEMEAEMALFEQEVLGAPVTGIPTAVPAVPTVPTVEAMQVPAAPVIRPIIATNTYQQVQQTLEARAAAAATVVPPMVGGPPFVGPVGFGPGDRSHLDSPEAREAMFLRRAAAGPRPMALRPPHQALVGPPLPGPPGPPMMLPPMARAPGPPLGSMAALRPPLEEPATPRELGLGLGLGLKEKEEAVVAAAAGLEEASAAVAVGAGGAPAGPAVIGPSLPLALAMPLPEPEPLPLPLEVVRGLLPPLRIPELLSLRPRPRPPRPEPPPGLMALEVPEPLSEDKKKGKPEKLKRCIRTAAGSSWEDPSLLEWDADDFRIFCGDLGNEVNDDILARAFSRFPSFLKAKVIRDKRTGKTKGYGFVSFKDPSDYVRAMREMNGKYVGSRPIKLRKSMWKDRNLDVVRKKQKEKKKLGLR; translated from the exons ATGGCCGGAACGGGGCCAGCCCCGGGCCTCCCGGGCGCAGGAGGACCTGTGGTTCCGGGCCCTGGTGCCGGCATCCCGGGAAAGAGCGGCGAGGAACGCTTGAAGGAGATGGAGGCGGAGATGGCCCT GTTTGAGCAGGAAGTTCTGGGGGCTCCCGTAACAGGAATCCCAACTGCCGTGCCTGCGGTGCCTACAGTCCCCACGGTTGAAGCGATGCAAGTCCCAGCAGCTCCTGTGATCCGCCCAATTATCGCGACCAACACATACCAGCAG GTCCAACAGACTCTGGAGGCCCGAGCAGCCGCTGCAGCCACAGTGGTTCCTCCCATGGTGGGTGGCCCACCTTTTGTGGGTCCAG TTGGCTTTGGCCCTGGTGATCGGAGTCACCTGGACAGTCCAGAGGCTCGAGAAGCCATGTTCCTGCGGCGAGCAG CAGCTGGGCCCCGCCCTATGGCCCTGCGGCCCCCTCACCAGGCCCTCGTGGGGccccccctgcctgggccccctgGACCACCTATGATGCTGCCACCGATGGCTCGGGCCCCCGGCCCGCCCTTGGGCTCCATGGCTGCTCTGAGGCCTCCTCTG GAAGAGCCAGCAACACCCCGAGAGCTGGGCCTAGGCCTGGGGTTGGGcctgaaagagaaggaagaggctgTGGTGGCGGCAGCAGCCGGGCTGGAGGAGGCTAGCGCGGCGGTGGCGGTGGGAGCCGGGGGCGCCCCAGCTGGCCCTGCAGTCATTGGGCCCAGCCTGCCACTGGCCCTGGCCATGCCTCTGCCTGAGCCTGAACCCCTGCCCCTCCCGCTGGAAGTTGTGCGAGGCCTGCTGCCCCCACTGCGCATTCCTGAGCTCCTATCCCTGCGTCCGAGACCCCGGCCACCTCGGCCTGAGCCACCTCCTGGCCTCATGGCTCTTGAG GTGCCAGAACCTCTGAGTGAGGACAAGAAGAAAGGGAAACCAGAGAAACTGAAGCGCTGCATTCGCACAGCAGCTGGGAGCAGCTGGGAGGACCCCAGCCTGCTAGAGTGGGATGCAG ATGACTTCCGGATCTTCTGTGGAGACCTGGGCAATGAGGTGAACGATGACATCTTGGCCCGAGCCTTCAGCCGCTTCCCATCCTTCCTTAAGGCTAAGGTGATCCGTGACAAGCGCACAGGCAAGACCAAGGGTTATGGCTTCGTCAGCTTTAAGGACCCCAGTGACTATGTGCGCGCCATGCGTGAGATGAATG GGAAGTATGTGGGCTCACGCCCCATCAAGCTGCGCAAGAGCATGTGGAAGGACCGGAACCTGGACGTGGTGCGCaagaagcagaaggagaagaagaaattgGGCCTGAGATAG
- the ETV2 gene encoding ETS translocation variant 2, producing MDLWNWDEVSPQEVPLGHRTSGLEGSELNFYIPELALQGDTPTEDTCWKGPIQLWQFLLELLQDGARRSCIRWTGNSREFQLCDPKEVARLWGERKRKPGMNYEKLSRGLRYYYRRDIVRKSGGRKYTYRFGGRVPGLIYPDLVGGGLEATTQ from the exons ATGGACTTGTGGAACTGGGATGAAGTATCACCACAGGAAGTGCCTCTGGGGCACAGGACGTCAGGGCTGG AAGGATCTGAACTCAACTTCTATATCCCTGAACTGGCACTCCAAGGGGACACGCCGACAGAGGACACATGCTGGAAAG GTCCCATTCAGCTGTGGCAGTTCCTCCTGGAGCTGCTCCAAGACGGAGCGCGTAGAAGCTGCATCCGCTGGACCGGCAATAGCCGAGAGTTCcaactgtgcgaccccaaagag GTGGCGCGGCTGTGGGGCGAGCGCAAGAGGAAGCCAGGCATGAATTACGAGAAGCTGAGCCGAGGTCTGCGCTACTACTACCGCCGCGACATCGTGCGCAAGAGCGGGGGGCGCAAGTACACGTACCGCTTCGGGGGCCGCGTGCCTGGTCTAATCTATCCCGACCTTGTGGGAGGCGGGCTGGAAGCAACGACCCAATAA